GGGAGGTACAGCGAATTGGTTAAAGTGGAAATTACTAGAAGCATTTCTGACGATAAAATCATGTCTTACCGATCTCAGGGTCATGCGAATTATGACGTGCATGGCAAGGACATTGTTTGTGCTGGTGTATCGGCTGTAACATCATTATTTATTTGTGAATAAAGCAACTATACAATTAGGACCTTTCTTTTAAAAAAGGAGAGCTTCTGTTTTTATGTTAATATCGGCGCATTATTGCTACATCGAGTGATCTTTTGCCATACAGTACAACGATACTGCGATTTAAACTAAATCAATTTTTATAACTTTGTGAAAGAATGTACTTAAAGTAAAGGGTGCATTACTTAAAGATCACGCTGCCAATCTAGGCGGACTTTTTTACTGAACTAACGAGCAGGATAGTTTAGGGGGAATTTGGAAATTAGTAAAACCCTCGGGTGGAAAAGGACTGTAAGAATGAACCGAGGGAATCGAATTAAACAGGGGCAATTTTTGAGGCAATTCTATCTAAAGCTTCTTGGACTGTTGTTGGAGGAGGACCTAATGACCAATCTGCAGGATTCGATGGTGTATATGCTAACCCAAAAGCATCATCTACTCTTACTAGAGATGTTCCAGTCCCAACTAAGGTTACACGAGATCTTATAGGTATTGAATCAACTGTCGCTCTGACTCTTGTTGCTACATCATTAACACCATTTACAATTAATCTACCTGAATTAGGGAAGGGATTAAAAATATTCTCGGTAATAGCAAAACTGTCAAATTTAAAGGATCAATAGGGATATGACCAGATTGGACATTAATGATAACATTTCCATTTATTCCTCCACCTATTAGATTCACTTGAGTATCTGTAGCAGCCTGTGAATTAATTGTAATATTCCCACTTGAGACAAATGAAGCAAACATCACCATGTTAATTCCATTTTGAGTGTAACCACCAGATAACATCGAATCACGGATATTGACCTGATTAACAGAAGTGGTTAAAGCAGTAAAGGTTGGAGTAGGGGTCATATTAACACTAACAAAGAACAGTTTGCCACTAAAACTACTAGCTGTTACAAAGTTAAAATCAAGAGGAGCACTTAATAATGTCAAATCGACAAATCCAGAACGATTATCGTTTTGAAAACCTGATTCAAACCATGATGGATCATTAATATCGAAAGGAATAGATAATCTGGTTAATAAGGTACTTGTTCCAACCAATTGGACGTTTGCCTTCAAATGGATTAATGGTTCAGTATAGTTACCAGGTCCAATACTAATAGCATACCGTTTTGTTGGAGAAGCATCAGCGATAGATGCCATTGCTGCAGTGACAGTGAAGAATGGGTTACATTCACTACCGTCTGCTGTCGAATCATTACCAGCTTTATTTACATAAACAATTTGAGTTGCTATTGGTGGAGGTTCGATACAGCACCCTTCCGCAAAATAGATATCGATAACAAATTGTAAACCAGCTGGATTATTCACACTGGATGGATTGGAAGAATAAATAGGTTGTTGCAGGTAATTGGTTGCCTCAAATGACACAACGATTTTGAACGTTCTAGAGACAGATGGTAAATTATCAGGAGTAGTAAAACTAGTAGAATACATGCGAATGTCCTGAAAATCAAAAGGAGGATTATTGATTGTTAATCCGACTGCCGGATTATTTGGTTCACCTGCTATCAACAAAAACTCACCTAACCCAGACGGTTGAGGAGCTACTTTTACAAAACTACCTCCAATTTCTTCAAAAAGTTCAATTTTTGCTTCCATAGCATTGTCAGCAAACGCATCTAAAAAAACACTAAATGATGAAGTTAAACCGGCAGGGACTATAAACTGCTCAGAAGCAATAGCAAAAGCTTCTGTTTGACCATCTGATGTAGGCTGATTCCAAATATACTCAGGGTTCGGAACAGACCCAAAAGGGGAAAAAGGTTGTGCTGTTGTATCATTATCAAATTTTTGTAAAGAAGGCCAGGTAGGAGGATTAATACGGCGGGCAACAGCATCTGGATGATCACCTGTATTATTTGCTGCATTCATCGCAGCTTGATCCCTATCAGCACCAAGAAATACATCCCCTATATTACTTACAAGCCTTTGAAAAGGAGAAATAGCCATAGTATATATCATCTCTTTTCTAATGATGTCTTCTATTATATGAATGTGAGTATATTTTCGTATAGACAAGTAATCTAGTTTA
This genomic stretch from Neobacillus niacini harbors:
- a CDS encoding ribosomal-processing cysteine protease Prp, translated to MEITRSISDDKIMSYRSQGHANYDVHGKDIVCAGVSAVTSLFICE